A region from the Corylus avellana chromosome ca7, CavTom2PMs-1.0 genome encodes:
- the LOC132187916 gene encoding uncharacterized protein LOC132187916, producing the protein MAVVLRCSCFFTPPNSVRSPPSDPSTRKSQAPGYTYRYDRRRIGRRNPQTWIAIHNQTDYFFSKRTHVRQLPQSKKGFHRIGEPSLRHAPRHGKARSLPTAGPFQRRRFTVQHHRIALFTFRSPAFEPPRAAHHFAPLPPFGAADTSTEHEQPDYCLIM; encoded by the exons ATGGCGGTTGTGCTCCGTTGCTCCTGCTTCTTCACTCCCCCGAACTCCGTCCGATCTCCGCCGTCCGATCCTTCCACCCGAAAATCCCAAGCTCCCG GATATACATACCGTTATGACCGAAGGCGAATAGGACGAAGAAATCCACAAACCTGGATTGCAATACATAACCAAACGGATTATTTCTTTAGCAAAAGAACTCACGTGCGTCAACTTCCGCAATCAAAGAAAGGATTCCATCGTATAGGCGAGCCTTCACTACGCCACGCTCCCCGCCACGGCAAGGCCAGATCATTGCCCACTGCAGGGCCCTTCCAACGCCGTCGCTTCACCGTACAACACCACCGCATAGCGTTATTCACATTCAGATCGCCCGCGTTCGAGCCCCCGCGAGCAGCCCACCACTTCGCACCGCTACCACCGTTCGGTGCCGCAGATACCTCCACGGAACACGAACAACCAGATTATTGCCTAATAATGTAG
- the LOC132188261 gene encoding LOW QUALITY PROTEIN: alpha-ketoglutarate-dependent dioxygenase abh1-like (The sequence of the model RefSeq protein was modified relative to this genomic sequence to represent the inferred CDS: inserted 2 bases in 1 codon) codes for MSGLQNETQLPSHSAKMDDPAPSKGPKSSTVHNNSKYSEHSVVLDPFDICRPKIVTSVTLKPSLHAMNRQKQNEIKRSIEGQNGIVLXGMIHLKGYISLRDQVMIVKSCRDLGLGPGGFYQPGYRDEGKLQLRMMCLGKNWDPEARKYGNDRPYDGAKPPVIPDNLYQLVKKAITDSHSIIQKNSKASNVENILPWMSPDICLVNFYTVNGRLGLHRDCDESEGTLDKGLPVVSFSIGDSVDFLYGDQRDEDKAEKVKLESGDVLIFGGKSRHIFHGVTAIHPNTTPKTLLEETNLRLGRLFIYKNNDFILI; via the exons ATGTCTGGTCTGCAGAATGAGACTCAGCTGCCCTCCCATTCTGCTAAAATGGATGACCCTGCCCCAAGCAAGGGTCCAAAAAGTTCAACTGTCCATAATAATTCAAAGTATTCTGAACACTCTGTAGTGCTTGACCCTTTCGATATCTGCCGTCCCAAAATTGTGACTTCTGTTACCCTAAAACCTTCTCTACATGCAATGaatagacaaaaacaaaatgaaatcaaaCGGTCTATTGAAGGACAAAATGGAATTGTGTT AGGGATGATTCATTTAAAGGGTTACATTTCCTTAAGAGATCAGGTCATGATAGTAAAATCATGCCGAGACCTTGGTTTGGGTCCTGGAGGTTTCTACCAACCTGGTTACCGTGATGAAGGAAAACTGCAGTTGAGGATGATGTGCCTTGGTAAGAATTGGGACCCTGAGGCAAGGAAATATGGAAACGACCGGCCATATGATGGTGCCAAACCACCCGTTATACCTGATAATTTGTATCAGTTAGTCAAAAAGGCAATCACTGATTCCCATTCCATTATTCAGAAAAATTCTAAAGCTAGCAATGTAGAAAACATACTCCCCTGGATGTCACCAGACATTTGTCTTGTAAATTTCTACACAGTGAACGGCCGATTGGGTCTCCATCGG GATTGCGACGAAAGCGAAGGAACTCTTGATAAAGGATTACCTGTGGTATCTTTTTCCATTGGTGACTCAGTAGACTTCTTATATGGGGATCAGAGAGATGAAGACAAAGCAGAGAAGGTTAAGTTAGAATCAGGAGATGTTCTAATATTTGGTGGGAAATCTAGGCATATTTTTCATGGTGTTACTGCCATTCACCCAAACACCACCCCGAAGACTCTGCTTGAAGAAACAAATCTTCGTCTTGGTCGgttgtttatttataaaaataatgacTTTATTCTCATTTAA